The following nucleotide sequence is from Catonella massiliensis.
ACGGACGCCGTGGAAAGCCGGTTACAGGTCCTGGTAACAGAGCACTTAAGTCGCTTTCCGATATGCTTAAAGGTAAGCAGGGACGTTTCCGTCAGAACCTTCTTGGTAAGCGTGTTGACTATTCAGGACGTTCAGTTATCGTAGTTGGTCCTGACCTTAAGATATATCAGTGTGGTGTTCCTAAGGAAATGGCTATCGAGCTCTTCAAGCCTTTCGTTATGAAGGAGCTTGTTGCCCGTGATATAGCACACAATATTAAATCAGCTAAAAAGATGGTTGAGAGGGTAGAGACTCAGGTGTGGGATGTACTTGAAGATGTAATAAAGGATCATCCTGTTATGCTTAACCGTGCTCCGACCCTTCACAGACTTGGTATTCAGGCATTTGAGCCTGTACTTGTAGAAGGTAAGGCTATTAAGCTACATCCGCTCGTATGTACAGCCTTCAACGCAGACTTTGATGGAGACCAGATGGCTATCCATCTCCCACTTTCTGTTGAAGCTCAGGCTGAGTGCCGTTTTCTCCTGCTTTCACCTAACAACCTCCTTAAGCCTTCTGACGGTGGTGTGGTTGCGGTTCCTTCCCAGGATATGGTGCTTGGTATCTATTACCTTACACTTGACAAGCCTGGCGACAAGGGAGAGGGAATGTTCTTTAAGGACATGAACGAAGCACTTCTTGCTTATGAGAACGGCTATATTACCTTACAGGCTAAGATTAAGGTGAGACGTGAGGGCATCAACTCCAAGGGAGTTAAGGAGGAGAGGATAATCGAGTCTACACTCGGAAGATTCATATTCAACGAAGTACTTGATCAGAATCTGGGCTTTGTAGACAGAAGCCTTGATGAGAATTTCTTAAAGCTTGAGATAGACTTTCTCGTTAAGAAGAAGGAGCTTAAGCAGATACTTGAGAAGTGTATGGCAAACCTCGGTGCTACCAGAACAGCGGAGATAATGGATGCTGTGAAGAGTCTTGGTTATAAGTATTCAACCATAGCTGCTATGACGGTTTCTGTATCAGATATGACAGTTCCGCCTGAAAAAGCAGAGATTCTTAAAGAAGCACAGAAAAAGGTTGAGATTATAACAAGGAACTTTAGAAAAGGTCTCCTTACTGAGCAGGAGAGATATCAGGAAGTTATTAAGAACTGGAAGAAGGCCGATGATGAGATTGCTGCTAAGCTTATGAGCGGTCTTGATAAATATAATAACATTTATATGATGGCACACTCAGGAGCCCGTGGTTCTGATAAGCAGATTAAGCAGCTTGCAGGTATGCGTGGACTTATGGCGGATACAAAGGGACATACTATCGAACTTCCAATCAAGTCTAACTTCCGTGAGGGACTTGACGTTCTGGAGTATTTCGTTTCTGCCCACGGTGCAAGAAAAGGTCTTTCAGATACAGCTCTTCGTACAGCCGATTCAGGATACCTCACAAGACGACTTGTAGACGTATCTCAGGATCTTATTATCAGAGAGACTGACTGCCGTGCAGGAAAGAGCGAGATACCTGGTATGTGGGTATCAGCCTTTATGGACGGAAAAGAAGAGATAGAAAGCCTTGAAGAGAGAATCAAGGGAAGATATTCCTGTGAGACTATATATGATGACAACGGTGAGGTTATAGTTAAGGCAAATCATATCATTACTCCAAAGCGTGCAGCCAGGATAATGAAGACAAAGGCCGTTATGGAGGCGGGCACAGCTGCCAAGATAAAGATACGTACCGTTCTTACCTGCCGCAGCCACGTGGGTATCTGTGCGAAGTGCTATGGTGCAAACATGGCAACAGGTGATCCTGTACAGGTTGGTGAAGCAGTTGGTATTATCGCTGCTCAGTCAATCGGTGAGCCGGGTACACAGCTTACCATGAGAACCTTCCATACCGGTGGTGTTGCGGGTGGAGATATTACTCAGGGTCTTCCTCGTGTAGAGGAGCTTTTCGAGGCACGTAAGCCAAAGGGACTTGCTATTATCTCTGAGATTGCAGGTAAGGTAAGTATCCAGGATACCAAGAGCAGACGTGAGGTTGTGGTAACAGCTGATGACGGCGAAGAAAGAAAGTATCCTATCAACTACGGTTCAAGAATCAAGGTATTTGACGGAGATGTAATTGAAGCCGGTGATGAAATCACAGAGGGTAGTATCAATCCACACGATCTCCTTAGTATCAAGGGTGTAAGAGCAGTACAGGATTATATGATCCGTGAAGTACAGCGTGTATACCGTTTGCAGGGTGTTGAGATTAACGATAAGCATATCGAGATGATAGTTCGTCAGATGCTTAAGAAGATAAAGATATCCGAGCCTGGAGACACCGATTATCTGACAGGCGAATATGCCGATATAATCGAGTTCGAGGAGCTTAATGAGCAGCTCGAGCAGGAAGGCTTCGAGAAGGCAGAGGGTGAGAGAACCATGCTTGGTATCACCAAGGCTTCTCTTGCAACCAACTCCTTCCTCTCAGCAGCTTCCTTCCAGGAGACCACAAAGGTGCTTACTGATGCAGCAATAAAGGGCAAGGTAGATAAGCTCATCGGTCTTAAGGAGAATGTTATCTTAGGTAAGCTCATTCCGGCAGGTACAGGTATGAAGTTCTACCGCTCAGTTAAGCTTGACAGCGATCACGAATTTGACGAGATGGGTGAGGAGAACCTCAATCTAAACGAGTTTGATGATAACTACGCTGACCACTATGAGAATGATGAAGTAGTGACAACAGATAACGGACAGGATGAAGAATAATTAAATTACAAATCTCCTTGCATTTTCATAAAAAAAGTCTTATAATACAAATGATAATGAATATCAATTATAACCTTCTCTGTAAATTATGGAGGAATGACAATGGAAGAGGGATTTGTTAAAAGGCGGGTAATAAGGGGCATTGCCCTTACAGTGTTAGCCTTAATAGTAAATGTAATATGGTAACTACAAGACCGTGGGAGTATTATTTTCCTGCGGTCTTTTGTTATAAAAAAAATATAAAAATATTTTAAAAAAAATATTATAAAAAAGGTTAAGTTTTGATGGTAAAATGCCGATATAATTCATGGACTAAGAATACTTACGTAAAGGAGAATGTTATGTGGGAAAAAACCAGACTTAAAAGAGGTGCCCTAAGTGTGACGCTCGCTTTAGGACTTGTGCTTACAAGTTTCAACCCTCTTGGCGTATTTGCAAAGGAAGCAGGGGGAGAACAGACTACAGCATTCAGTGAGAGCAGAGTGCTTGCAGAAACCGGAGCGAAAGAGCTTACCTGGAAAGACAGCTACCGTCTGGATCGCACTGTGATGCAGGATGGTAATGTTATTCAAAATGGCTCAAACGAACCAACCGGCAAAATAAATCCAAATAAGAACTTCAGAGTTAATATGAGTGTTGAGCTGCCTGTAGCTACAGATGGCAACGCAAGACCATATCTGAAAAAGGACGACTTTATTCGCATCCCTATGATAGAAAAGGGAGTAAAGTTAACAGGCAATTTAGATCTTGGCAAGTTAGATGCCAAATTCATGGTAAATGGTACCGAGCATACAGTTAAGAATGCGTTTTCAGCAAAGGTAGAAGCTGACAATGCTACAAAAACCGTATACATGGTTATGACTTTACTTGTTGACAACAACGAGTTACAGGATGCAACAGACTTAAGGGCCAATATCAAGATGGACTTTGATGTTGATCAGGACAGCATGGGCAAAGATGCAAAGGGAAGCTATATCTATTCTGCAGAGAAGAAGATATATCTTGGCAAGTTTGACAACAAGTTTGTTGTAGAAAAGACAGGAACCATAGACTACGACAATGGAAATGTCAACTGGACTGTAAAGGTTGAGAAAAAAGGTGCTGCTGGAGAGCAGACTTCATTAGCAGGCTATAGACTTGAAGATCCTATCGGAAAAGTAGGTGCCTATATACCTAAGACTTTCACAGTCTATGAAGCAGGTGCAAACAACGCACCCAGCAACAGGATATTTGGTGATGACGGCAGTGCTTCATCAGATTTTAAGTATGTAACAGGTGCAACTGATGCAGGCAACAACAATGCACTTACCTATGTGTTCCCTGCGAATGCACCGGGCAAGGCAATAGTTAAGTTTAGTACAAGCTTAATGAAGGATTCTTCAGATACATACTATACTGATCTTAGAAATGGCTTTACCAGAGACAACACTGCGTATTTGTATCAGAAGGAAACAGATGGGAAATATACTGTTAAAGTCGCTGAGAACACCACAACTGTCAGATGGGGCGGAATGTGGGGAGTTAAGTATCACGGAGGCTATTCCGAGAAAAACGGAATAAGAGATGCACTCTTAAAGGATCACCTCAGTGACAAAGGAATGACAAAAGACAGCTTTGCTGAGCTTGATGAGGACGTTAAAGTAGAAAACGGCAAACATAAAGTACAGTGGGATATCGTATTTGATGCAACAGATAAGAATCTCACAAATGTAAAGCTTAGAGATGAACTTCCTCTTACCGGACGTTATTCAAAGAAAGAAATGACCTTTGATAAGGCAATGGTAAGAAAGTGGGATGTAACCGGACATAAGTGGCTCTATTTTGATTATGCAAACAAGACCTGGGGCACTGATGTAAAATACATCACAACTCAGCCACAGGACGGTGTATACGCGATAGGCGATCTAAACACTGTAGCAAAGTTAACAATCTGGTCAGAAGTAGAAGGCTTAAAGGGTATTGACAGATTCAGTAACAATGCAAGAGTTATGTGGGGTAAGGACAGCAAGAAGTACGTAGACCTCTCAGAAGGCTTCGACATCGGTAAAAAGAGCATAATTAAAAGGGCAGAGGGTAAGTATATTGAGTCTAACCCTACCTGGAATATAAAGGTCAGCAAGGGAACCGTTGATGAGAACAAGGCTAAAGGTATCAAGACCTATGTTTACGATACTTTGATTGATACAAGCATTGGAAACTCAGATGAGTACTATAAGCTTATAAATGGTACAAGTGCTGACAAGGTTGCTGCCAGAGAGAACTTCTCACTTGAAAATGGCGACAAGAAATTTGCTTCAGGAGTGAAAGTAGCTGATATTGTATATCAGGCAGGTACTGCAAAAATGAGCTATGAGGACGGTTCATTTGTAGACAGCTTAAATAATGGAGCACTGAAGGCCACTGTGCATACTCTTTACTATACAAAAGGCACAGAGAAGAAGGCTGTAGGTAAAATCTTAGAAGTAACAGGCTTTGAAGATTGTACCAAGACTCTTGATAACGAGGGTGACAAGTGGTATCCTTTCTCATTCAGAACTAATATACTTGACGCTGATTCACTTACAGGCGGTTCAAGACGAGGTAATGACAGCAACTTAAAATACAATCAGGTTATGAACTTAGCTTACCTTTATGGATCAGGTAAGGTTGGTAAAAATGGTGAAGAAGGCGTAGAATACGGAAGCTTTAGTGATTATTGGGCAAACTACAACCATAGAATGATTCAGAAGGACGCACTTACAAGTGATGCAGCTGAAAAGCTCATCGCAGGCGGCGAAAGCAGCTACACTGCAGCAAATGCAAATGATGTTGTAAATGGTACATCAGGTGCATATGCAAAGGATTATAAGTCAGTAGTATTCCGTCTTAGCGTAAATGCTGAAAACATAAAGAAATTAGACACAAGCAAGCTTGAAGCATTTATAAAGGACAGCATAGACAGTAAGTTTAAGATAGTTCCACTTAATGATAAGTATAACTACCTTGTATTTAAGGGAACACCTAGAACAGCTTTTACAGGAGCAGGCTATACCAATGATGCTTATGTAACAGCTGAGGGAAGCCCTGTTGATGCAAATGACATATTCACAGTAAGTGAAAATGTAGCAAACGGAGATAAACTTGATACAACCTTTACCCTTAAGAAGCTTGACGCTCCTTACGTTATTCTCCTTAGAGCTCAGATAAGAGACGGAGAGAACGGAGACGAGAAGAAGATTATCAATTCTAAGGGTGCTGTGACCAACGATGTGGCAGTAACACTTCACGATGTAAGCTTTGATGGAACTAAGGGTAAGGATTACAGCCTTTCAAGCAGCAAGACTGTTGATTATGATACCAGATTCTTAAGTAAGGAATATAAGGTAGAGCAGGGTGGAATCATAAGATGGACCATAGAGTACAATCCAGCTATTATGGATGCTGGTACCAAGGGTGAAATCGAAGCTGCAAAGGATGACAGCGCGGCTGATAAGAAAGATATTACCTTATACGATATACTTGAAAAGGGACTTAATGTATTCCAGGAAAATGACAAGCCAATTCTTGGCAAGGGATATTACAGCCTTGAGATGGTTGACAAAGACGGAAACAGTGTTCCATATTCTGCTAAGTTAACAGACCTCCTTTCATTTGGTAAGGAAGGTGGTAAGGAAGCTCTTACACTTAAGATACCTAATAATGAGAGAATGAATAAGTTTATTTTCTCATATAGTACCATTCTTGATAAGAATGCACCTAAGGATATAAAGAATACAGTTCAGATTCGTATTAACGGTGAAAAGAAGTCAGAAGCTGAAGTTGCAACATATACAGTTTCAGCAGGTGTTTCACTCGATACCTTCGTTACAGAAGGCAATTTAACTGCGAAGATAGTAAAGACTGATGCCGAGACAGGAAAACCTATCAAGGGTGTTGAGTTTGAACTCACATATCCAAATGGCACTGTTAAGAAGGCAGCTACAGATGCAACAGGTGTAGTTAAGTTTGCTTCACTTGAAGCAGGAAATGGTTACAAGTTAAGAGAGTTTAGCGCTGAAGGCTATGAAGTAGACAAAAATACTTATGTATTCAATGTTGAGCGAATTACCGTTCCTAATGGCAAGACACTTACCATCGGTGGATTTGCAGTAGAAGGCACACCTGTAGGCGAGCAGCAGTTAAAGTTCGGTGACGGTGTTGTAGGTGGCAGTGATGGTAGAACTATCGTAGCTACCAACAAGAAAATAGGTGAGTTAAAGGATGAAACAAGCTTTAACCTCATTAAGGCAGATTATGATGTAAACAAGGATGTAATAACCAAGGCAGGTGTGACAGTCAATGAAATTAAGTCACGTCTTGATGGAGTGAAGTTCACACTTACTTCAGGAAGTTCAGTAATTGCAGAGGGAACCACCTCTACACCTGCAGGAATTGTTACATTTGAGGGTCTTGCCAGTGGTAAGTACACACTTAAAGAAGCCTCTGCAAAGGCAGGATATAAGGCTCTTGATAAGACTTACACAGTGGTTGTGACAACAGCCGCAATCAATAAGGCAGCTGGTAAGGCTGTGGTAGATGAGATAGCAGTAGTGGAAAAGGATGAAAATGTTGGATTGGTTGGTGACTCTATTGTAGTCCTCAATCATAAGGAGAATGTAACTCCTAATCCGGTACCGGGTCCAAACCCAAACCCAAATCCAAATCCAAACCCAAATCCAAATCCAAATCCGGGTCCAAACCCAAACCCAAATCCGGGTCCAAGCCCAAGTCCTAATCCATCACCAAGCCCAAACCCAAATCCAAGCCCAAACCCAAATCCAAGCCCTAACCCAAACCCTACACCAACAGTACCTACAACAGATATACCTAACAATGATACACCTACCTATCCATCAGACAATTTCCCAAATCCGAACGATCCAAAGAGTCCGGATGAGTTCGTTTCGGTTGATGACAACGGAACTCCAAAGGGTAGATATGTAAAGAAGAAAAAACCTGATGGAACTAACGAGTATGTGAAGGTTAATGATGACGGTACTCCTAAGGGAACTAAGGGTGGTAAGAACAGGCTCCCAAGAACCGGTGGTTCAGATACCATGGTTTATTACTTAGGTGGAGCAATGCTCATCTTCCTTGCATCAGGCATTGTTGTAAGAAGAAAAAAAGTTAATAAATAATTAAGTACTAATGAGAGATCATCGTTTTGGCATTATGCTAAGACGGTGGTCTCTTTTTTTTGTTGAGAAAAATATAATAAAAAAGATTTGAGAATGGGTTGCAATTTTTGTAAATGGTGTTATAATTGCGAATGGGTTGCAAAAGTTTAACTTTGATACATGAAAGGAAGAGAGATGAAAAATAAGAGAAGCTTGTTATTTGTGTTATGTGGAATGCTGTTAATACCACTATTTTCAGCAGATACCCAGGTGCTTGCAGCAAAGAAGGGAAGACCAGGGCATGAGGCAGTTGTTGTTAAGGATAAAGAGCCAAAGAACGATGAAAAATCCGGTGAAAAGCCTGAGGAGACATCTGGAGAGAAGTCAGACAAAGAGCCTAAAGAAAATCAGGAAGAATTGACTTCTCCTATCAAACAAGATAAAAGTGCAGCTGATAAAGCTGAAAACAAGGAAAAGAAAAAGAAGAAAAAGAATAAAAAGAAAAAGAATAAGAAGAAAAGTAAGGGCAGAAATAAAAAGAATAGGTTAAAAAAGAATAAAAAGAAGAAGACTAAAAAGGGCAGTAAGAAAGGCTCTAAGAACAAAGCAAAAAAGGGTAAAAAAGGTAACAAAAATCAAAATAACAAAAAGAGCAAAAAAGGTAACAAGAATAAAAAGAAAGATAACAAGAAGGTGAATGAGGAAAAGAACTTAGACCTTAAAGAAGAAGAGGTTGGTAAGATACCAGAGACTGATAAGTACAAGCCTGTGGATAATACAGACTTTAGCAATGCGGGAATTGTAAATGAACAATCAGGAAGGAGTAATTCCTCATCAGGCAAAGAAAACAAAGAAAAAATCATTAGAGAGTATACGGTTTTTGGCGAATATACAGATGTTGACGGGAAAATAAGATTCAAGTCGGGGAATGCCATATCCTTACCGGAGAGTGGCTATGTAGGCTTTGTTGCAACTGGGGAGAATACAGGTATAGAAGATAAGCTCACCTGGGAAGGCAAAGACCTTGAGAGTATTAAAAAAGGAATCAAAGGAAACTATGTTCTTACCTGTATTACCAGTGAAAATGTGGTAATCGGAGGTAAGGATTACGGTAAACTTAAGTTTTTAGTCTACATCATAGTAGAGTAAGTGAGGATGATATAATGATTAAGAAAGACGGAAAGAGAATACTAGCATCGGTTTTATCTGCTGCCCTTGCTATTTCTTTAATTAACTATAAAGTGGATGTAAAAGCAGCTGATGAAGCGAAAAATCCTGCTGTTACAAGATTAAAGAATGTATCAGCAGAGGCTAAGCAGGCTGATATTACGAGTAAGGCAGAAGGCATAGAGCCTAAATCAGATACTCTTAAAGCTGAAGAAGATAAACAGGTTAGAGTCATAGTGGAGCTTGATAAGGATTCAGTTCTTGATGAGGCTAACAAAAAAAATATGAGCCTCTCAACCCTTAGCGAGAGCTTTAAGGAAGAGAAGAAAAAGGAGCTTAAATCAGAGCAGGATGAAGTGATTGCTGAGATTAAAAAAAGTAATATTGAGGCAGATACTTCGGATATAAGAAACTATGACACTGTATTTAACGGTGTAGCACTTAATGTTAAAGCAGGAGATATAGACAAGATTGACGACTTGGATGGAGTAAAAAATGTATACATATCAGAGGAATTTGAAAGACCACTGCTTACTTCATCAAGTGAAATGACAGGAGCCACCTACGCAGGAAACTTTGACTACAAGGGTGAAGGCACTGTAGTAGCGGTGATAGACTCAGGTATTGACTATAACCATAAGGCATTTACTCTGGATAATGAGAGTAAGGCAAGGCTTTCTGAGGCAGAGGTAAACAAGCTGATTGAAGAGAAGGGTTTAAGTGGAAGATATTATACACCAAAGATTCCTTACGGATACAATTATTATGACTTCAATACCAATCTCTATGACAGCTATGGAGTGATGCATGGAATGCATGTATCAGGTATAGTCGGTGCCAATGATAAGGAGAAGAACCTATATGGAGTGGCACCAAATGCACAGATACTAGCTCTTAAGGTATTTTCGGATGATTTGCAGTATCCTACTACCTTTACGGATATATGGCTTAAAGCAATGGATGACGCTATTTCTCTCGGTGCTGATGTTGTCAATATGAGCCTCGGCTCATCTGCAGGTTTTTCTGTAGAAGGAGAGAAATATCCTGAGACTGAGATGTTTGAAAAGGCAAGAAGGGCAGGAGTGGTAGTTACAGTAGCGGCAGGAAATGACGGAACTATAACCGATGGTAATTACTATGGGGTGAAACCGCTTGAAGGAAACTTTGATACAGCCCTCATTGCCAATCCTGCACTTGATGAAGGCTCATTTGCTGTTGCCTCTATGGACAATCTAAAAAAGTATTCCCGTGCAATAGGCTGGAAGGAAAAGAAAACCAATGAGTTTAAGGAACAGGCTGATGTAGTGCCTGGAGCCAATGCAACGGCTGACAAGCTTACAGGGAAATGGATAGAGCTAGCCGAAGGAAGGGAAGATGACCCTTTTATAAAGAGAAATATAAAAGGGAATTTTGCTGTAATTGAGCTTGTAAATGACACAGAAGGCAAACAGGCATTTGTAGAAAGACTTAAAAAGATAGTAGCGCTTGAGCCATCAGCCATAGTATTTTACAATCCTGAATCAGAGGCAGAGAGGATAGGCAGAAATATAAGCCTTGGTGATGAGGCAGGCAACATAACTGTGGTAAGGATTAAGCGCAGTACATTCAATAAAATAAGCATCGCTAATAAAATGTCTATGAGATTTACCGTGGATATCTTTATGAATGAGATACCTTTCGAGAATCCTTCTGCGGGAAGGCTTTCATACTTTTCATCCTGGGGGCCTACTCCCGACCTTAGAATCAAGCCGGAGATTACAGCTCCCGGCGGCAGCATTTATTCAACCGCAGAGGATGACAGGTATCAGAACATGTCAGGTACCTCTATGGCCTCACCTCAGGTGGCAGGAGCCAGCGCACTTATCAGACAGTATATCAGGGAAAATCAGTTAAATGTAGACAATGCTTCTGACTTTACCAAGCTGTTGCTTATGAATACAGCAAAGCCTGTACTGTACAAAGAAGATACTCCTTACTTTGTAAGGCAGCAGGGAAGCGGTGCTCTTGACCTTAAGAATGCACTCGAGACTACTGTTGTAGTAAAAGCTGAGGGTACAAATGACAATAAGGCTGACGGTAAGCTAGAAATAAAGGAAGTGGGAGAAAAGAAGTTCAGGGCCAAACTTACACTAGAGAACTTTGGAAATGACCAAAAGACCTACAGTATCAGCACGAAGGCAGTATACGAGCCTGTTGTTGAAGGCTATAGGACTGAAACTCCTGAGGCTGCCCACGCTCCTCAGAGCTTTGAAGGAAGAGAAGTTACGGTTTCAGGAAAATCAAGTAATACAATTGAACTTGACTTTGACTATACAGCTGCAGATGAAATAAAGATAAACAACTTCTTAGAGGGCTTTATAGAGCTTAAAGAGGTGGATGATGAGAGCACACTTAGCATTCCTTTCTTAGGCTTTTATGGCGACTGGGAGAGTGAAAGGGCTATAGATGCTTTTCAGGTAAAAGAGGTTGATAACGAAAAGAGAGATGTACAGTTTTATGTAAATAAGCTGGTTAATGCGGCTTCATCTATGTTCATTACAAGTGCTACACTAAGGCTTCCTGTAGTAAATGATACCCTCTATTTCTCACCTTCAGGTGCTTACCACAAGGATGTAGCAGTAAGGCTAGCACCACTTAGAAATATGGATGAGATAGAGTATTCTATCTTAGATGGTGATACCAATGAGACACTGAGGGTAATAGGCAAGTCTCTAAAGGTAAGAAAGCTAAGCAGCCTCGGAAGAAAGGCAAGCTTTAACATTATGCCTGATTCCTGGTGGGATGGAAGAATAGGAGGTAAACTTGCTACAGAAGGAGTCAATTATATATATCAGATAAAGGCTAAGCTAAATACCGGCAATTCAGGTGGTGGTAATAATGAGCAGGTATACAGGTATAAATTAAAGGTAGACTCCACAGCGCCGGAGCTTAGTGACGATATTGAAGTTAAAAGTGTAGAGGGGAAAAACAGACTAAAGAGGGTAAAGTTTAGGGTAAAGGATGGTGGCAGCGGAGTAGAACAGATTTACCTTAATTCACTTAAGTTTGTAGGAGAAGAGGGAAATAACCAAAGCGGACCCGCTCTCCCTCCGGGTGTAGACCCTACACCTCCGGGTAAGAAAAAGCCTTCTTCAATTGAAAATGAACCTGTTGTACCTGGTAAGATGTCTGCTGGAATTGATGGAATAAGTGGAGAAGACTTAAAGCTTGGCAAGCCTAAATTCGGCAAATACCTTATTCTCAATTTTACAGATGAGGCAGAAAAAGATGGTAAAATACTGCCTAAGGTGACAGATGGAAAGCTTGTTATCTCAGATGATATGATTCCTTCAGACCCTTCTGAGAGCAGGGAGATATATGTTAACAGAAATGGCAGCAGGAATGAGGAAATAGAGGTAGATTCAAGCTTCCTTGCAGATGCTTCACATATCTACATTACAGTTAAGGATTACCTTAGCAATCAGCGTAATGTGACAGTGAAAACAGGAGAGAGTGCAAGCTACAATTCTGTTAGCTTCTTAAACTTCTATGATTCAATAAAAGACAGAGGGGTTAAGGTTTACGCTGATGGCAAACTCCTTGATGATGACAAGTATGATACACTTGACAAAAAGGTGGACTTAAAGCTTGTAATGCCTGATGATAACTGGCATCTAAGCACGATATACATAAGAGAGGGGCATTCTGTAAAATATCTTATCAGAGACAGCAGACTTCAGCCCGGAATGAAAAAAGAATATAACTATTCTTATGATAAGAATGAGAGGGCATTAAGCTTTACCATAGACCCTCTAAGGAGCAACAAGGAGATAGTGACAAGCTTTGCTAAAGGAGCCATGCCAGAGGAGCCTGAAGAAAAGGATATAAAGGTTGATCTTAAAAAGGCGGGGCTTGGCAACTTTAAGGAAATAAAGCTTGACAATAAGGATATTACCATAGGTGAAGATGAGATTCTTAAGACAAGAAGCGGATATATTAAGCTTGACCTTAGGTTTAAGGACGGAGTAAAGCCTGTGGTTAAGGGAGTCATCCTCCATAAAAAGGACGGAGAAAATATCATTCTTCCGCTAAAGGGTGCACTTGACCTTGATACAGGCGCCAGTGGCTACAGCTTTGCTAAGGGCTTTTCAGTTCAGATTCACTATAATTTAACTGATGATACTCAGATTGAGATAATCTATGAGGGAAGTGAAGCTGATAAAAAAAGTACACCTTATGG
It contains:
- a CDS encoding S8 family serine peptidase, whose product is MIKKDGKRILASVLSAALAISLINYKVDVKAADEAKNPAVTRLKNVSAEAKQADITSKAEGIEPKSDTLKAEEDKQVRVIVELDKDSVLDEANKKNMSLSTLSESFKEEKKKELKSEQDEVIAEIKKSNIEADTSDIRNYDTVFNGVALNVKAGDIDKIDDLDGVKNVYISEEFERPLLTSSSEMTGATYAGNFDYKGEGTVVAVIDSGIDYNHKAFTLDNESKARLSEAEVNKLIEEKGLSGRYYTPKIPYGYNYYDFNTNLYDSYGVMHGMHVSGIVGANDKEKNLYGVAPNAQILALKVFSDDLQYPTTFTDIWLKAMDDAISLGADVVNMSLGSSAGFSVEGEKYPETEMFEKARRAGVVVTVAAGNDGTITDGNYYGVKPLEGNFDTALIANPALDEGSFAVASMDNLKKYSRAIGWKEKKTNEFKEQADVVPGANATADKLTGKWIELAEGREDDPFIKRNIKGNFAVIELVNDTEGKQAFVERLKKIVALEPSAIVFYNPESEAERIGRNISLGDEAGNITVVRIKRSTFNKISIANKMSMRFTVDIFMNEIPFENPSAGRLSYFSSWGPTPDLRIKPEITAPGGSIYSTAEDDRYQNMSGTSMASPQVAGASALIRQYIRENQLNVDNASDFTKLLLMNTAKPVLYKEDTPYFVRQQGSGALDLKNALETTVVVKAEGTNDNKADGKLEIKEVGEKKFRAKLTLENFGNDQKTYSISTKAVYEPVVEGYRTETPEAAHAPQSFEGREVTVSGKSSNTIELDFDYTAADEIKINNFLEGFIELKEVDDESTLSIPFLGFYGDWESERAIDAFQVKEVDNEKRDVQFYVNKLVNAASSMFITSATLRLPVVNDTLYFSPSGAYHKDVAVRLAPLRNMDEIEYSILDGDTNETLRVIGKSLKVRKLSSLGRKASFNIMPDSWWDGRIGGKLATEGVNYIYQIKAKLNTGNSGGGNNEQVYRYKLKVDSTAPELSDDIEVKSVEGKNRLKRVKFRVKDGGSGVEQIYLNSLKFVGEEGNNQSGPALPPGVDPTPPGKKKPSSIENEPVVPGKMSAGIDGISGEDLKLGKPKFGKYLILNFTDEAEKDGKILPKVTDGKLVISDDMIPSDPSESREIYVNRNGSRNEEIEVDSSFLADASHIYITVKDYLSNQRNVTVKTGESASYNSVSFLNFYDSIKDRGVKVYADGKLLDDDKYDTLDKKVDLKLVMPDDNWHLSTIYIREGHSVKYLIRDSRLQPGMKKEYNYSYDKNERALSFTIDPLRSNKEIVTSFAKGAMPEEPEEKDIKVDLKKAGLGNFKEIKLDNKDITIGEDEILKTRSGYIKLDLRFKDGVKPVVKGVILHKKDGENIILPLKGALDLDTGASGYSFAKGFSVQIHYNLTDDTQIEIIYEGSEADKKSTPYGNDLYNDGYNGVNNTKTKYPVVFLESPALMDVIPSNNEKTVKVEGFIGNVKSDDKVETIEVSLVDDKGKAVGEKVVLSGDDIKALAKKYSYGGNSPYNGLGYTFSATLPVKDFCVNIRVEAVTKKGEKASIVRRAFYDLTDPVLTYEVLTRKLDSHSVTIKLHSTDDSLRLKLYNGDSLVGIVDKTDRTMAYGGVVIDKEITVPLNLGQNKIKISAVDLAGFKDEKEISIFRTK